The following coding sequences are from one Arcobacter nitrofigilis DSM 7299 window:
- a CDS encoding FeoB-associated Cys-rich membrane protein, which translates to MNLYELLFTIIIFAFALFYIYKSLFKKKTCGGSCGCGSQNKPKEKKKYLSN; encoded by the coding sequence ATGAATCTTTATGAATTACTTTTTACTATAATTATCTTTGCTTTTGCACTTTTTTACATTTATAAATCACTATTTAAAAAGAAAACATGCGGTGGTTCTTGTGGATGTGGTTCTCAAAATAAACCTAAAGAAAAAAAGAAATATTTATCAAATTAA